Proteins encoded in a region of the Candidozyma auris chromosome 7, complete sequence genome:
- the MSM1 gene encoding methionine--tRNA ligase MSM1, whose translation MLLADTRVRWEKLKKGQKSYFLTGTDEHGLKIQGVAEKQNVEPKALVDSVSQNFKHMARKMKIDYSRFIRTTDDDHVEAVKHFWNVMMQKGLIYKGIHDGWYSVSDEAFYTEAQIEEVSDGSGGARRVSKETGSEVVYQEEENYFFRLSAFQDRLIQYIEENPTLIQPQHKMKQVLEELKSEPLKDLSVSRHTSRLQWGIEVPNDPTQKVYVWFDALLNYLTAAGYPHRDLKAPNNIWPACHVLGKDIMRFHCIYWPIFLMAAEIDLPKMIFVHSHWLCDGKKMSKSIGNVVDPYLMADYYGVDPLRFFLMEQSNINTDSNFSEDALFNHRGMLLNKFANLTSRVCAPKFEIAEGLRQANNGVFNDIDSLLLADTVTSTDKKRTIELRNELVVAIDSLKEEMDAPLQQFDHMKALKLWWNVVELINGFFQATEPWAYNKFAEAEKERAIRNYLVYVATEGIRVTTLCIQPYMPDLSAAILHRLAVSKDKRALDYAKLGGDADYGKGSNRQHKDKLMQKIEPRTENL comes from the coding sequence ATGCTTCTAGCAGACACAAGAGTGAGGTGggaaaagctcaagaaggGCCAGAAATCGTACTTTCTCACAGGGACGGACGAACACGGATTGAAGATTCAGGGAGTAGcagaaaagcaaaatgtCGAACCCAAGGCTTTAGTCGACAGTGTCTCACAGAATTTCAAGCACATGGCCCGTAAGATGAAGATAGACTATCTGCGATTCATCAGAACCACAGACGATGATCATGTCGAGGCCGTCAAGCATTTCTGGAATGTCATGATGCAGAAAGGGCTTATCTACAAAGGCATACATGATGGGTGGTACTCGGTGAGCGACGAAGCATTCTACACTGAGGCCCAGATAGAGGAAGTGAGTGATGGTAGTGGAGGAGCCCGTAGAGTTTCTAAAGAAACAGGAAGTGAGGTTGTGtaccaagaagaagaaaactaTTTTTTTCGGTTATCTGCTTTCCAGGATAGACTTATCCAGTACATTGAGGAGAATCCCACGTTGATTCAGCCGCAGCACAAGATGAAGCAGGTGTTAGAAGAACTTAAGTCAGAGCCACTCAAGGATTTATCTGTGTCACGCCACACTTCGCGTCTACAATGGGGAATTGAAGTGCCGAATGATCCAACGCAGAAAGTGTATGTATGGTTTGATGCCCTCCTCAACTACTTGACTGCTGCCGGATACCCACACAGAGATCTCAAGGCGCCAAACAACATCTGGCCCGCATGCCACGTTCTTGGGAAGGACATCATGAGGTTCCACTGTATATATTGGCCAATTTTTCTCATGGCCGCCGAAATCGACCTCCCCAAGATGATCTTCGTTCACTCACACTGGCTCTGTGATGGCAAAAAGATGAGCAAGAGCATTGGCAACGTGGTCGATCCCTACCTTATGGCAGACTACTATGGCGTAGATCCGTTGCGgtttttcttgatggagcAGTCGAATATCAATACCGACAGCAACTTCAGTGAGGATGCCCTATTCAACCATAGAGGTATGCTTCTTAACAAGTTCGCCAACTTGACATCTCGAGTGTGTGCGCCAAAATTTGAGATAGCGGAGGGTCTAAGACAAGCAAACAATGGTGTCTTCAACGATATAGATAGCCTCTTGTTGGCTGATACCGTCACATCGAcagacaagaagagaaccaTTGAGTTAAGAAACGAATTGGtggttgcaattgacagCTTGAAAGAGGAAATGGATGCTCCACTTCAGCAATTTGATCACATGAAGGCACTTAAATTGTGGTGGAACGTGGTGGAGCTCATCAATGGGTTTTTTCAGGCAACTGAGCCATGGGCATACAACAAGTTTGCGGAAGCAGAGAAGGAAAGAGCTATCAGAAATTACTTGGTGTACGTTGCAACTGAAGGTATTAGAGTGACTACGCTTTGCATCCAGCCATATATGCCAGACTTGTCTGCTGCAATTTTGCACCGTCTTGCTGTTAGCAAGGACAAGAGAGCACTAGACTATGCGAAGTTGGGCGGGGACGCAGACTACGGGAAGGGTTCCAACCGACAGCacaaggacaagttgatgcaaaaaatcGAGCCCAGAACTGAAAACTTGTAA